From a single Sinorhizobium sp. RAC02 genomic region:
- a CDS encoding S-(hydroxymethyl)glutathione dehydrogenase/class III alcohol dehydrogenase — protein MDVRAAVAVQAGKPLEIMTVQLEGPRAGEVLVEVKATGICHTDDFTLSGADPEGLFPAILGHEGAGIVVDVGPGVTSVKRGDHVIPLYTPECRECYSCLSRKTNLCTSIRATQGQGLMPDGTSRFSIGKDKIHHYMGCSTFSNFTVLPEIALAKVNPDAPFDKICYIGCGVTTGIGAVINTAKVEIGSTAIVFGLGGIGLNVLQGLRLAGADMIIGVDINPDREEWGRKFGMTHFVNAKEVGDDIVPYLVNMTKRNGDLIGGADYTFDCTGNTKVMRQALEASHRGWGKSVIIGVAGAGQEISTRPFQLVTGRNWMGTAFGGARGRTDVPKIVDWYMEGKIQIDPMITHTMPLEDINKGFELMHSGESIRGVVVY, from the coding sequence ATGGACGTACGCGCCGCCGTTGCCGTTCAGGCCGGAAAACCGCTTGAGATCATGACCGTACAGCTCGAGGGGCCGCGCGCCGGCGAAGTGCTGGTTGAAGTCAAGGCGACCGGCATCTGCCATACCGACGACTTCACGCTGTCGGGTGCCGATCCGGAAGGCCTGTTTCCTGCCATCCTCGGCCATGAGGGCGCCGGCATCGTCGTTGACGTCGGCCCTGGCGTGACGTCGGTGAAGAGGGGCGACCATGTCATTCCGCTCTACACGCCGGAATGCCGCGAATGTTATTCTTGTCTGTCACGCAAGACGAACCTCTGCACCTCGATCCGCGCCACCCAGGGCCAGGGCCTGATGCCGGACGGCACCTCGCGCTTCTCGATCGGCAAGGACAAGATCCACCACTATATGGGCTGCTCGACCTTCTCGAACTTCACGGTCCTGCCGGAAATCGCGCTCGCCAAGGTCAACCCCGACGCCCCCTTCGACAAGATCTGCTACATCGGCTGCGGCGTCACCACCGGCATCGGCGCCGTCATCAACACGGCGAAGGTCGAGATCGGCTCGACGGCCATCGTCTTCGGCCTCGGCGGCATCGGCCTCAACGTGCTGCAGGGCCTGAGGCTTGCCGGTGCGGACATGATCATCGGCGTCGACATCAACCCCGACCGCGAGGAATGGGGCAGGAAATTCGGCATGACGCACTTCGTCAACGCGAAGGAGGTCGGCGACGATATCGTGCCCTACCTCGTCAACATGACGAAGCGCAACGGCGACCTGATCGGCGGCGCGGACTACACCTTCGACTGCACGGGCAACACCAAGGTGATGCGCCAGGCGCTGGAAGCCTCGCATCGCGGCTGGGGCAAGTCGGTCATCATCGGCGTTGCCGGTGCCGGCCAGGAAATCTCCACCCGTCCGTTCCAGCTCGTCACCGGCCGCAACTGGATGGGCACGGCCTTCGGTGGCGCGCGCGGCCGCACGGACGTGCCGAAGATCGTCGACTGGTACATGGAGGGCAAGATCCAGATCGATCCGATGATCACCCACACCATGCCGCTCGAGGACATCAACAAGGGCTTCGAGCTGATGCATTCGGGCGAATCGATCCGCGGCGTGGTGGTCTATTGA
- a CDS encoding peptide deformylase, which yields MAILPILRYPDPRLRLPCKKVETFDTRLATLADDLAATMRAAPGIGITAAHVGVLERLTLIELAGPDSQHVYVNPEIEWFSPDVQRHAEGSVSMPGVTDDVERPARIRLTYQDLSGNSHTEEADGLLSICLQHEIDQLGGIFWIDRLSRLKRERIVKKYNKARD from the coding sequence ATGGCGATCCTCCCCATTCTCCGCTATCCCGATCCCCGCCTGCGTTTGCCCTGTAAAAAGGTCGAGACGTTCGACACACGATTGGCAACGCTTGCCGACGATCTCGCCGCCACGATGCGCGCCGCCCCCGGTATCGGCATCACCGCCGCCCATGTCGGCGTTCTTGAACGGCTGACACTGATCGAACTCGCCGGGCCAGATTCGCAACACGTCTATGTGAACCCCGAAATCGAATGGTTCTCGCCGGACGTCCAGCGACACGCGGAGGGGAGCGTTTCCATGCCCGGCGTGACGGACGACGTGGAGCGCCCTGCCCGCATCCGCCTCACCTACCAGGACCTCTCCGGCAACAGCCACACGGAAGAAGCCGACGGCCTGCTCTCCATCTGCCTCCAGCACGAAATCGACCAGCTGGGCGGCATTTTCTGGATCGATCGCCTCTCGCGGCTGAAACGCGAACGCATCGTCAAGAAGTACAACAAAGCCCGGGACTGA
- a CDS encoding GNAT family N-acetyltransferase — protein MTSTDHYSVDVRRLHAFSAVELYALLKLRVDVFIVEQACVYPELDGKDPEALHLRLLIGGETAAYARLWRPVDAPPRIGRVLVAPNHRGKRLGDAVMREAIRVCEMHFPGEPIALSAQSHLERFYRSLGFTPTSEEYVEDDIPHIDMQRPAGHS, from the coding sequence TTGACGTCTACGGACCACTACAGCGTCGACGTGCGGAGGCTGCATGCATTCTCCGCCGTCGAACTCTATGCGCTGCTGAAGCTGCGCGTGGACGTCTTCATCGTCGAGCAGGCCTGCGTCTATCCGGAACTGGACGGCAAGGATCCGGAAGCGCTTCATCTTCGCCTGTTGATCGGCGGTGAGACGGCCGCGTATGCGCGACTATGGCGGCCTGTGGACGCGCCGCCACGCATCGGCCGGGTGCTTGTCGCACCCAACCATCGCGGCAAACGCCTTGGTGATGCCGTCATGCGCGAAGCGATCCGCGTCTGCGAAATGCATTTTCCCGGCGAGCCGATTGCGCTATCCGCGCAAAGCCACCTGGAGCGCTTCTACCGGTCCCTTGGCTTCACGCCGACATCGGAGGAATATGTCGAGGACGATATTCCGCATATCGACATGCAGCGTCCTGCCGGCCATTCTTGA
- a CDS encoding DUF1345 domain-containing protein, translating to MSKDPGQRIFGRHVPFYAGIGAAALGLAVALWLKPDFAIEIAAVAFFLCYLLLTAWRVPYLTAVHLEHYATDSDEPVAIIFGVTFAAVAISTGSLFVVLNRPAASLAEFTLAFASVALGWLTIHTMAAMHYAHLYWRPGSTETSSDAGRSLDFPGDAAPGAYDFLYFAFVIGMTAQTSDVAITSTAMRKVNLLHAVVSFFFNTVLVAAAVNAAVSLAT from the coding sequence ATGAGCAAAGATCCGGGGCAGAGGATTTTCGGCCGCCACGTCCCCTTCTATGCCGGCATCGGCGCGGCGGCGCTCGGCCTCGCGGTTGCGCTCTGGCTGAAGCCGGATTTCGCCATTGAGATCGCTGCCGTCGCCTTCTTCCTCTGCTATCTGCTGCTGACCGCCTGGCGCGTGCCCTACCTCACGGCCGTCCATCTCGAGCACTATGCGACGGATAGCGACGAGCCAGTGGCCATCATCTTCGGCGTGACCTTCGCCGCCGTCGCCATCTCGACAGGCTCGCTCTTCGTGGTGTTGAACCGGCCGGCCGCGTCACTTGCGGAATTCACTCTTGCCTTCGCGTCCGTTGCCCTCGGCTGGCTCACCATCCACACCATGGCGGCCATGCACTATGCCCATCTCTACTGGCGGCCCGGCAGCACCGAAACCAGTTCCGACGCCGGCCGCAGTCTCGATTTTCCGGGCGATGCCGCGCCCGGCGCCTATGATTTCCTCTATTTCGCCTTCGTGATCGGCATGACGGCGCAAACCTCGGACGTCGCGATCACCTCCACGGCGATGCGCAAGGTCAACCTGCTGCACGCCGTGGTTTCCTTCTTCTTCAACACGGTGCTGGTCGCCGCCGCCGTCAACGCGGCGGTGTCGCTCGCTACCTGA
- a CDS encoding acetyl/propionyl/methylcrotonyl-CoA carboxylase subunit alpha, translating to MFKKILIANRGEIACRVIKTARRMGIATVAVYSDADRDALHVEMADEAVHIGPAPAAESYLIAERIIAACKETGAEAVHPGYGFLSERASFCEALEADGIIFIGPKPKAIRAMGDKIESKKFANTANVSTVPGFLGVIEDAVHAERIAGEIGYPVMIKASAGGGGKGMRIAWSEAEVRDGFDRARSEAKSSFGDDRVFIEKYIVDPRHIEIQVLADAHGTALYLGERECSIQRRNQKVVEEAPSPFLDEATRRAMGEQSVALAKAVDYQSAGTVEFIVDRDRNFYFLEMNTRLQVEHPVTELVTGIDLVEQMIRVAAGEKLSLAQADIKLNGWAVESRLYAEDPYRNFLPSIGRLTRYRPPAEGKSGETVVRNDTGVYEGAEISMYYDPMVAKLCTWAPTRLEAIDAMSDALDGFVVDGIEHNVPFLAALMRHPRWREGRLSTGFIAEEYPDGFAPMAPDAEQAAILARIALSAHLVDVERRAHHLDRLRPGAVQRKDWVVKIGDAYHTLATDDAVESDWRPGEAVWRGTIDGRGVTAQLRPFPNGMRIDWQGLSVRSRVFTPRLAELDALMPVKLPPDTSKMLLCPMPGLVVSIAVTEGQEVKAGETLAVVEAMKMENVLRADRDLTVGSIHAKPGESLAVDAVIMEFA from the coding sequence ATGTTCAAGAAAATCCTGATTGCCAATCGCGGCGAGATCGCCTGCCGCGTCATCAAGACGGCACGCAGGATGGGCATTGCCACCGTCGCCGTCTATTCCGACGCCGACCGTGACGCCCTTCATGTCGAGATGGCGGACGAGGCCGTGCATATCGGCCCGGCGCCGGCGGCTGAAAGCTACCTCATCGCGGAAAGGATCATCGCCGCCTGCAAGGAGACCGGCGCCGAGGCCGTGCATCCCGGCTACGGCTTCCTCTCGGAGCGCGCCAGCTTCTGCGAGGCGCTGGAGGCCGATGGCATCATCTTCATCGGCCCGAAGCCGAAGGCGATCCGTGCCATGGGCGACAAGATCGAATCGAAGAAATTCGCCAATACGGCCAATGTCTCGACCGTTCCGGGTTTTCTGGGCGTGATCGAGGATGCGGTCCATGCCGAGCGCATCGCCGGCGAGATCGGCTATCCGGTGATGATCAAGGCCTCGGCCGGCGGCGGCGGCAAGGGCATGCGCATCGCCTGGAGTGAGGCCGAGGTGCGCGACGGCTTCGACCGCGCCCGCTCGGAGGCGAAAAGCTCGTTTGGCGACGACCGCGTCTTCATCGAAAAATACATCGTCGATCCCCGCCACATCGAAATCCAGGTGCTGGCCGACGCACATGGCACGGCGCTCTATCTTGGCGAGCGCGAATGCTCCATCCAGCGGCGAAACCAGAAGGTCGTCGAAGAGGCCCCTTCGCCCTTTCTCGACGAGGCGACGCGGCGCGCGATGGGCGAGCAGTCGGTCGCCCTGGCAAAAGCCGTCGACTACCAGAGCGCCGGCACGGTCGAGTTCATCGTCGATCGCGACCGCAATTTCTATTTCCTCGAAATGAACACGCGCCTGCAGGTCGAGCATCCCGTCACGGAACTCGTGACCGGCATCGATCTTGTCGAACAGATGATCCGTGTTGCCGCCGGTGAAAAACTGTCGCTGGCGCAGGCGGATATCAAGCTCAACGGCTGGGCCGTCGAAAGCCGGCTCTATGCCGAGGATCCCTACCGCAACTTCCTTCCCTCCATTGGCCGCCTTACCCGTTACCGTCCGCCCGCCGAAGGAAAGAGCGGCGAAACGGTGGTGCGCAACGATACCGGCGTCTACGAAGGTGCCGAAATCTCGATGTATTACGACCCGATGGTGGCAAAGCTCTGCACCTGGGCGCCGACCCGCCTTGAGGCCATCGACGCGATGAGCGATGCGCTCGACGGCTTCGTGGTGGACGGCATCGAGCACAATGTACCGTTTCTCGCCGCCCTGATGCGCCATCCGCGCTGGCGCGAAGGGCGGCTTTCCACCGGCTTCATCGCGGAGGAATATCCGGATGGCTTTGCGCCGATGGCGCCGGATGCCGAGCAGGCCGCCATTCTCGCCCGCATTGCGCTCTCGGCCCACCTCGTCGATGTCGAACGCCGCGCCCATCATCTCGATCGGCTGCGCCCGGGCGCCGTGCAGCGCAAGGACTGGGTGGTCAAGATCGGTGACGCCTATCACACGCTCGCCACGGACGATGCCGTCGAAAGCGACTGGCGGCCCGGTGAGGCGGTCTGGCGTGGCACGATCGACGGCCGCGGCGTGACCGCACAGCTGCGGCCTTTCCCGAACGGCATGCGCATCGACTGGCAGGGCCTTTCCGTGCGCAGCCGCGTCTTCACGCCGCGGCTTGCCGAGCTCGACGCGCTGATGCCGGTAAAGCTGCCGCCGGATACGTCGAAAATGCTGCTTTGCCCGATGCCGGGCCTCGTCGTTTCCATCGCCGTCACCGAGGGGCAGGAGGTGAAGGCGGGCGAAACGCTGGCCGTCGTCGAGGCGATGAAGATGGAAAACGTGTTGCGCGCCGACCGCGACCTGACGGTCGGCTCCATCCATGCCAAGCCGGGCGAAAGCCTCGCCGTCGATGCCGTGATCATGGAATTCGCCTGA
- the fghA gene encoding S-formylglutathione hydrolase — translation MKVLSQNTAFGGMQGVFAHDSEACKGEMTFAVFVPPQAIKEPRPVLWYLSGLTCSHANVMEKGEYRRMAAELGLIIVCPDTSPRGNDVPDEITNWQMGKGAGFYLDATERPWAENFQMYSYVTEELPNFASQHFRMDMSRQGIFGHSMGGHGAMTIALKNPERFKSCSAFAPIVEPSTADWSMPAFEKYLGADKAAWRQYDACALVADGARFPEFLIDQGKADGFLDNGLRPWLFEEAIKGTDIGLTLRMHERYDHSYYFISTFMDDHLKWHAERLG, via the coding sequence ATGAAAGTGCTTTCCCAGAACACCGCCTTCGGCGGCATGCAGGGTGTCTTCGCCCACGATTCCGAGGCCTGCAAGGGCGAGATGACCTTCGCCGTCTTCGTGCCGCCGCAGGCGATCAAGGAGCCGCGCCCGGTGCTCTGGTATCTGTCCGGCCTCACCTGCAGCCATGCCAATGTGATGGAAAAGGGTGAATACCGCCGCATGGCCGCCGAACTCGGCCTCATCATCGTCTGCCCGGATACCAGCCCGCGCGGCAACGACGTGCCGGATGAAATCACCAACTGGCAGATGGGCAAGGGCGCCGGCTTTTATCTCGACGCCACCGAGCGGCCCTGGGCGGAAAACTTCCAGATGTACAGCTACGTGACGGAAGAGCTGCCCAACTTCGCCAGCCAGCATTTCCGCATGGACATGAGCCGCCAGGGCATTTTCGGTCACTCGATGGGTGGTCATGGCGCCATGACGATCGCGCTGAAGAACCCGGAACGCTTCAAGAGCTGCTCGGCCTTCGCGCCGATCGTCGAGCCCTCGACCGCGGACTGGTCGATGCCCGCCTTCGAAAAATATCTGGGCGCCGACAAGGCAGCCTGGCGTCAATATGATGCGTGCGCGCTTGTTGCGGACGGCGCGCGTTTCCCGGAATTCCTGATCGACCAGGGCAAGGCCGACGGCTTCCTGGACAACGGCCTGCGACCTTGGCTCTTCGAGGAGGCGATCAAGGGCACGGATATCGGGCTGACGCTGCGCATGCACGAGCGCTATGACCACTCCTACTATTTCATCTCGACCTTCATGGACGATCACCTGAAATGGCACGCCGAACGTCTCGGCTGA
- a CDS encoding DMT family transporter produces the protein MSTTTDQQDGSIMRGVVLMSVAMLLLPGMDAIAKYMATFADMSPGQVTFYRFFFQVVCTIPLIFTAAGAATLRPKQPWLNLLRGAIHGAASLLFFAAVKYMPLADVFAIYFVEPFILTAMSATFLGDRVGWRRWLAIIVGFGGALIVIQPSFVLFGWTALLPVACAFLYSIYLFMNRAIGDADSPLTMQTIAGFGGTIFMGAALFAGHSAGIGDFAPSLPTSVFALVLLVILGALSGYAHMLVVRAFRMAPLSLLAPFQYFEIISATVLGYAIFGDFPTPSKWLGIAIIVASGLFIIWREHKNRKASADIAFD, from the coding sequence ATGAGCACCACGACGGACCAACAGGACGGAAGTATCATGCGGGGCGTCGTGCTGATGTCCGTCGCCATGCTGCTTCTGCCCGGCATGGACGCGATCGCCAAATATATGGCGACATTTGCCGACATGTCGCCCGGCCAGGTGACGTTCTATCGCTTCTTCTTCCAGGTCGTCTGCACGATCCCGCTGATCTTCACCGCCGCCGGTGCCGCAACCTTGCGGCCGAAGCAGCCGTGGCTGAACCTGCTGCGTGGCGCCATCCACGGTGCGGCAAGCCTGCTGTTCTTCGCGGCGGTCAAATACATGCCGCTCGCCGATGTGTTCGCGATCTACTTCGTCGAGCCCTTCATTCTGACGGCCATGTCCGCCACGTTCCTCGGCGACAGGGTCGGCTGGCGGCGCTGGCTTGCCATCATCGTCGGCTTCGGCGGTGCGCTCATCGTCATCCAGCCGAGCTTCGTGCTTTTCGGCTGGACGGCGCTGCTGCCGGTCGCCTGCGCCTTCCTCTATTCGATCTACCTCTTCATGAACCGCGCGATCGGTGATGCCGATTCGCCGCTGACCATGCAGACGATCGCCGGCTTCGGCGGCACGATCTTCATGGGCGCAGCACTTTTCGCGGGCCATTCGGCCGGCATTGGCGATTTTGCACCGTCGCTGCCGACATCGGTCTTTGCCCTCGTCCTGCTCGTCATCCTCGGCGCGCTGTCCGGCTATGCGCATATGCTGGTCGTGCGCGCCTTCCGCATGGCGCCGCTCTCGCTGCTGGCACCGTTCCAGTATTTCGAGATCATCTCGGCGACCGTGCTCGGCTATGCCATCTTCGGCGACTTTCCCACGCCGTCCAAATGGCTCGGCATAGCCATCATCGTCGCCTCCGGTCTCTTCATCATCTGGCGCGAACACAAGAACCGGAAGGCCTCGGCCGACATCGCGTTCGACTAA
- a CDS encoding helix-turn-helix domain-containing protein, translated as MTFPGENNTIPFPSGRVDGDTLGGRIWRARDALGLSLADLASRLGLPEETVSGWERDHAEPDTKAMFMLAGVLSVSPSWLIAGIGEAPADPTGDEHLHPLLRQLREIHQLHDQTGKAITALEAEIAKLIKSDHD; from the coding sequence ATGACCTTTCCCGGCGAGAACAACACGATCCCCTTTCCTTCCGGCCGCGTCGACGGCGATACGCTCGGTGGCCGCATCTGGCGGGCGCGCGATGCGCTGGGCCTGTCTCTGGCAGATCTCGCCTCCCGCCTCGGCCTGCCGGAAGAAACGGTCAGTGGCTGGGAACGCGACCACGCCGAGCCCGACACCAAGGCGATGTTCATGCTCGCCGGCGTGCTCTCCGTCTCCCCCTCCTGGCTGATCGCCGGCATCGGCGAGGCTCCGGCAGACCCGACCGGGGATGAGCACCTGCACCCGCTGCTGCGCCAGCTTCGTGAAATCCACCAGCTCCACGACCAGACGGGCAAGGCGATCACAGCGCTCGAAGCCGAGATCGCCAAATTGATCAAATCAGATCACGACTGA
- the lipB gene encoding lipoyl(octanoyl) transferase LipB, which translates to MQRQDISTSLLAIPGSPPVRWRIARDLIPYDVAVETMETEAAAIASGEADELVWLVEHPPLYTAGTSSNAADLVAPDRFPVFSTGRGGEYTYHGPGQRVVYVMLDLKRRRQDVRAFVAALEAVVIDTLDSMNVRGERREDRVGVWVRRPERPPLPDGSPAEDKIAAIGIRLRRWVSFHGFSLNVDPDLEHFSGIVPCGIRGYGVTSLVDLGLPVMMSDVDVRIRDSFERVFGSTISEADCQPKSRSQA; encoded by the coding sequence ATGCAGCGTCAGGACATCTCCACATCCCTTCTCGCGATTCCCGGCTCGCCGCCGGTGCGCTGGCGCATCGCGCGCGATCTCATCCCCTACGATGTGGCGGTGGAAACCATGGAAACCGAGGCCGCGGCAATCGCCAGCGGCGAGGCCGACGAACTCGTCTGGCTCGTCGAACACCCGCCGCTCTACACAGCCGGAACCAGCTCGAACGCGGCGGATCTCGTCGCGCCGGACCGCTTCCCGGTGTTTTCCACAGGCCGCGGCGGCGAATACACCTATCATGGCCCTGGCCAGCGGGTCGTCTACGTCATGCTGGACCTGAAACGGCGCCGGCAGGACGTGCGCGCCTTCGTGGCGGCGCTTGAAGCTGTGGTGATCGACACGCTCGATTCCATGAATGTCCGCGGCGAACGGCGCGAGGACCGTGTCGGCGTCTGGGTGCGCCGGCCGGAGCGCCCGCCGCTGCCCGATGGCTCGCCGGCCGAAGACAAGATCGCCGCGATCGGCATCCGCCTGCGTCGCTGGGTGAGCTTTCACGGCTTCTCGTTGAATGTCGATCCCGATCTCGAGCATTTTTCTGGCATCGTGCCCTGCGGCATTCGCGGCTATGGCGTCACAAGCCTGGTCGATCTTGGTCTGCCCGTCATGATGAGCGACGTGGATGTCCGGATCCGCGATTCGTTCGAGCGGGTATTCGGATCCACCATTTCCGAAGCGGACTGTCAGCCGAAAAGCCGGTCGCAGGCATAG
- a CDS encoding YaiI/YqxD family protein: MIYVDADACPVKAEILKVAERHEMEVTFVANSGLRPSRDPMVKNIIVSGAFDAADNWIAEHVGDDDIVITADVPLAVRCVEKGAHVTGPTGRLFDKTNIGMASAMRDLGAHLRETGESKGYNAAFSPRDRSAFLETLDRLCRRAKNARTGPAA, from the coding sequence ATGATCTATGTCGACGCCGATGCCTGCCCGGTAAAGGCCGAAATCCTGAAGGTTGCCGAACGGCACGAGATGGAAGTGACCTTCGTCGCCAATTCCGGCCTGCGCCCGTCGCGGGACCCGATGGTGAAGAACATCATCGTGTCCGGCGCCTTCGACGCCGCGGACAACTGGATCGCCGAGCATGTCGGCGACGATGACATCGTGATAACGGCCGACGTGCCGCTTGCGGTGCGCTGCGTCGAGAAGGGCGCGCACGTGACCGGCCCGACCGGCCGGCTCTTCGACAAGACCAATATCGGCATGGCGAGCGCCATGCGTGATCTTGGTGCGCATCTGCGCGAGACCGGCGAAAGCAAGGGCTACAACGCCGCCTTTTCGCCACGCGACCGCTCGGCCTTCCTCGAAACGCTCGATCGCCTCTGCCGCCGCGCGAAAAATGCCCGCACGGGGCCTGCTGCATGA
- a CDS encoding multidrug efflux SMR transporter, with protein MPWILLALAGIFEIGWAIGLKYTDGFTKPLPTALTAGSMVISIVLLGLAVKTLPIGTAYAIWTGIGTVGTVMLGIFLFAEPVTAIRMGCIALIVTGILGLKFAA; from the coding sequence ATGCCCTGGATTCTTCTCGCTCTCGCCGGCATCTTTGAAATCGGCTGGGCGATCGGCCTCAAATACACCGACGGCTTCACCAAACCACTTCCTACGGCGCTCACTGCCGGCTCGATGGTCATCTCGATCGTGCTGCTCGGCCTTGCCGTGAAGACGCTGCCGATCGGCACTGCCTATGCGATCTGGACCGGTATCGGTACCGTCGGCACGGTGATGCTCGGCATCTTCCTCTTCGCCGAGCCGGTAACGGCGATCCGCATGGGCTGCATCGCGCTCATCGTCACCGGTATCCTCGGCCTGAAGTTTGCGGCTTAA
- a CDS encoding DoxX family protein, with translation MFDRLSAYRPQALAALRIMTALLLIEHGTQKFFNFPPAEQPFGDLMNLIGLAGVLEIVGGLLILVGLFTRPVAFVLCGFTAVAYFMAHAPQSFFPINNRGDAAVLFCFIFLYITAAGPGAFALDNRR, from the coding sequence ATGTTCGACCGACTATCCGCTTACCGTCCGCAGGCGCTCGCAGCGCTTCGAATCATGACGGCGCTGCTGCTCATCGAGCACGGCACGCAGAAATTCTTCAATTTTCCGCCCGCAGAACAGCCCTTTGGCGATCTCATGAACCTGATCGGCCTGGCGGGCGTGCTGGAGATTGTCGGCGGCCTGCTGATTCTGGTGGGTCTTTTCACGCGGCCTGTGGCCTTCGTGCTCTGCGGCTTCACGGCGGTTGCCTATTTCATGGCGCATGCGCCGCAGAGCTTTTTCCCGATCAACAACCGCGGCGACGCCGCGGTGCTGTTCTGCTTCATCTTTCTCTACATTACCGCGGCAGGGCCGGGGGCTTTCGCCCTCGACAACCGTCGTTAA